One Oncorhynchus masou masou isolate Uvic2021 chromosome 18, UVic_Omas_1.1, whole genome shotgun sequence DNA window includes the following coding sequences:
- the otud3 gene encoding OTU domain-containing protein 3 encodes MSRKQTGKPVRGGNRKCDAERKRDERSARRAIAKDRKNRPQDRDDGEEFVSFSNQLHALGLKLREVPGDGNCLFRALGDQLEGHSRGHLRLRQETVQYMMSHRQDFEPFVEDDVPFAQHLSNLSQPGTFAGNDAIVAFARSQQLKVVIHQLNTPLWEINGSEKLVGRELHIAYRYGDHYDSVRPFGDNSESPAQLRIENLHNSSGQREFGDSQTDRRKAPSPTSSEEDNVILNSLKNMGPNCEEDHLFQLSVATINAGWLLDSELSAQVCHGQCASGSCSACREAATECSDHKLPPDGGNLHKSKASNKQRKEQQHLVKKKRQEERHRQKVLQSKGTPDQNLSEPVTLVPALNTLSI; translated from the exons ATGTCTCGGAAGCAGACAGGAAAGCCAGTGCGTGGTGGAAACAGGAAGTGTGATGCGGAGCGGAAGCGGGATGAGCGGTCCGCGCGCAGGGCAATCGCAAAGGACCGTAAGAACCGCCCCCAGGACAGGGATGATGGAGAAGAGTTCGTCAGCTTCTCCAACCAGCTCCATGCGCTGGGGCTCAAACTGAGAGAGGTGCCTGGAGATGG TAATTGCCTGTTCCGGGCTCTGGGTGACCAGTTGGAGGGACACTCTCGGGGACACCTGCGCCTGCGCCAGGAGACTGTGCAGTACATGATGTCACACCGGCAGGACTTTGAGCCCTTTGTGGAGGATGATGTGCCCTTCGCACAGCATT TGTCAAACCTCTCCCAGCCTGGCACTTTTGCTGGCAATGATGCCATCGTGGCGTTCGCCCGCAGCCAACAGCTTAAAGTGGTGATTCATCAACTCAACACCCCACTGTGGGAG ATAAATGGCTCTGAGAAGCTGGTTGGCCGAGAGTTACACATTGCCTATCGCTATGGAGACCATTACGACAGTGTAAGACCATTCGGTGACAACTCTGAGAGCCCTGCTCAGCTGCGTATAGAG AATCTACATAATTCGAGTGGGCAGCGTGAGTTTggtgacagccagacagacagacggaaagCCCCCTCGCCCACCTCCTCAGAGGAGGACAATGTGATCCTAAATTCCCTGAAGAACATGGGCCCGAACT GTGAAGAGGATCATCTGTTTCAGCTGAGTGTCGCCACAATCAACGCTGGGTGGCTGTTGGATTCTGAGCTATCAGCCCAAGTGTGTCACGGCCAGTGTGCCTCGGGATCATGCTCTGCGTGTAGAGAGGCAGCGACAGAATGCAGTGATCACAAACTTCCACCTGATGGAGGCAACCTACACAAATCCAAG GCTTCAAACAAGCAGAGGAAAGAGCAGCAGCACTTGGTGAAGAAAAAGCGACAAGAGGAAAGGCATCGACAGAAGGTTCTTCAGAGCAAAGGAACACCTGACCAGAACCTCTCGGAGCCGGTCACTCTAGTGCCAGCTCTAAATACACTTAGTATATAG